In Arthrobacter sp. SLBN-83, one DNA window encodes the following:
- a CDS encoding catalase, giving the protein MTAVSTTQSGAPVTSDAHSKSVGADGAIILTDHYLVEKLAQFNRERVPERVVHAKGGGAFGTFKTTEDVSKYTKAAFLQPGVETEMLIRFSSVAGENGSPDTWRDPRGFAVKFYTSEGNYDLVGNNTPVFFIRDGIKFPDFIHSQKRLPGTHLRDADMQWDFWTLSPESAHQVTWLMGDRGLPASWREMQGYGSHTYQWINAEGERFWVKYHFKSNQGVNSMSSEQAEQLAGSDADFYIRDLSENIEAGNFPSWDLHVQVMPYEDAKTYRFNPFDLTKVWPHADYPLIKVGTMELNKNPENYFAQIEQATFAPSNFVPGIAASPDKMLQARIFSYADAHRYRVGTNHAQIPVNQPKNQVNNYSQDGQGRFLFNAPSVPVYAPNTFGGPAAVEPQNAAGGWENDGELTLAAHSLHAEDGDFVQAGALYREVYNEGEKARFLETITGAVGGVKRSDIKERAIQYWTNVDAELGAKLRANLGAGAAPSAPASDAESANKIG; this is encoded by the coding sequence ATGACTGCCGTTTCCACAACCCAGTCAGGTGCGCCGGTTACGTCCGACGCTCACTCGAAGTCAGTTGGTGCCGATGGTGCCATCATTCTGACTGACCACTACCTGGTGGAGAAGCTCGCCCAGTTCAACCGTGAGCGGGTTCCGGAGCGCGTAGTGCACGCCAAGGGCGGCGGTGCATTCGGCACGTTCAAGACCACCGAGGATGTTTCCAAGTACACCAAGGCCGCATTCCTGCAGCCGGGCGTCGAGACCGAGATGCTGATCCGCTTCTCCTCGGTTGCGGGCGAGAACGGCTCCCCGGACACCTGGCGCGACCCCCGCGGTTTCGCCGTGAAGTTCTACACCAGCGAGGGCAACTACGACCTCGTGGGCAACAACACCCCCGTCTTCTTCATCCGCGACGGCATCAAGTTCCCGGACTTCATCCACTCGCAGAAGCGCCTCCCGGGCACCCACCTGCGTGACGCCGACATGCAGTGGGACTTCTGGACCCTGTCCCCCGAATCCGCCCACCAGGTCACCTGGCTGATGGGTGACCGCGGCCTGCCCGCCTCCTGGCGCGAAATGCAGGGCTACGGCTCGCACACCTACCAGTGGATCAACGCCGAGGGCGAGCGTTTCTGGGTCAAGTACCACTTCAAGTCCAACCAGGGCGTGAACTCCATGAGCTCCGAGCAGGCCGAACAGCTTGCCGGCTCCGACGCGGACTTCTACATCCGCGACCTGTCCGAGAACATCGAAGCCGGCAACTTCCCGTCCTGGGACCTGCACGTGCAGGTCATGCCGTACGAGGACGCCAAGACCTACCGCTTCAACCCGTTCGACCTGACCAAGGTCTGGCCGCACGCGGACTACCCGCTGATCAAGGTGGGCACCATGGAGCTGAACAAGAACCCGGAGAACTACTTTGCGCAGATCGAGCAGGCCACCTTCGCGCCGTCGAACTTCGTGCCCGGCATCGCCGCCAGCCCGGACAAGATGCTGCAGGCCCGCATCTTCTCCTACGCGGACGCACACCGCTACCGCGTGGGCACCAACCACGCGCAGATCCCGGTGAACCAGCCCAAGAACCAGGTCAACAACTACAGCCAGGACGGCCAGGGACGTTTCCTGTTCAACGCCCCCTCCGTTCCGGTCTACGCCCCCAACACCTTCGGCGGCCCTGCTGCAGTTGAGCCGCAGAACGCCGCGGGCGGCTGGGAGAACGACGGCGAGCTGACCCTCGCCGCGCACTCCCTCCACGCCGAGGACGGCGACTTCGTCCAGGCCGGTGCGCTGTACCGCGAGGTCTACAACGAAGGTGAAAAGGCCCGCTTCCTGGAGACCATCACCGGTGCCGTGGGCGGCGTCAAGCGTTCCGACATCAAGGAACGCGCCATCCAGTACTGGACCAACGTCGACGCCGAACTGGGCGCCAAGCTGCGCGCCAACCTCGGCGCCGGCGCTGCCCCGTCGGCTCCGGCTTCTGACGCCGAGTCGGCCAACAAGATCGGCTAA
- a CDS encoding Fur family transcriptional regulator translates to MTEHFDGQEAWAAALRAHGRRVTKQRLAVLAAVERHPHSPAESILAAARAELPELTAQSVYVVLGDLTDLHMLRRFEPPHSPALYETRVGDNHHHAICISCGRVEDVDCAVGHAPCLTPHWNPDAKPMTIQIADVMYQGICQECQQAQQLPPHSPSQEKEK, encoded by the coding sequence ATGACGGAGCACTTTGACGGCCAGGAAGCATGGGCTGCAGCCCTGCGCGCCCACGGCCGCAGGGTGACCAAGCAGCGGCTCGCTGTACTCGCCGCCGTCGAACGCCACCCGCATTCCCCTGCCGAAAGCATCCTTGCCGCCGCCCGCGCCGAGCTTCCCGAACTGACGGCCCAGTCCGTGTATGTGGTCCTTGGTGACCTGACCGATCTGCACATGCTGCGCCGCTTCGAGCCGCCGCACTCCCCCGCCCTGTATGAGACGCGCGTGGGCGACAACCACCACCACGCCATCTGCATCAGCTGCGGCCGCGTGGAAGACGTGGACTGCGCCGTCGGCCACGCCCCGTGCCTCACCCCGCACTGGAACCCGGACGCCAAGCCAATGACTATCCAGATCGCCGATGTCATGTACCAGGGCATCTGCCAGGAATGCCAACAGGCCCAGCAACTTCCTCCCCACAGTCCCTCGCAAGAAAAAGAGAAATAG
- a CDS encoding MFS transporter, whose translation MGKLLADVTPLKESPAFRRLWLGSAVSAVGSQLTLVAVSLEVYRLTQDSFYVGLLGIFALVPLVIGGLMGGSIADAHDRRRIALLASLVLWLTTGLIALQAWLHLGNVWLLYLLVALQSGAQAINQPARSAIIPMLIRKELLPAANALSMLSMGLAMTAGPLLAGVLVALVGFGWTYTIDFVSFAFVLWAVYRLPPMPPAGTRSKVGIRSVIEGFRFLGTRPNLRMTFIIDLVAMVLAQPRALLPAVAALMIGGGEATVGILLACTAVGAFLAGLFSGPLGGVRRQGTAVVVSVMGWGASIGAFGVVVLLAGPAPDGAVTVWLLPAAVCCALAGIADSISSVFRNTILQAAAPDHLRGRLQGVFIVVVAGGPRIGDLLAGGATKILNEGWVLLLGGVLCIAGAWLAARLQPGFRKYDARNPVP comes from the coding sequence GTGGGGAAATTACTTGCCGATGTCACGCCGCTCAAGGAAAGCCCCGCATTCCGCCGGCTCTGGCTTGGATCCGCCGTGTCCGCCGTCGGCAGCCAGTTGACCCTGGTGGCGGTGAGCCTGGAGGTGTACCGGCTGACCCAGGACAGCTTCTACGTGGGCCTGCTGGGAATCTTTGCTTTGGTTCCCCTGGTGATAGGCGGCCTGATGGGTGGCTCCATCGCCGACGCCCATGACCGCCGCCGCATCGCCCTGCTGGCCTCATTGGTGCTGTGGCTGACCACCGGCTTGATCGCGCTCCAGGCCTGGCTGCACCTGGGCAACGTCTGGTTGCTGTACCTGCTGGTGGCACTGCAAAGTGGGGCCCAGGCCATCAACCAGCCGGCCCGCAGCGCCATCATTCCCATGCTCATCCGCAAGGAACTCCTGCCCGCGGCCAACGCGCTCAGCATGTTGTCCATGGGCCTCGCCATGACTGCCGGACCGCTGCTGGCCGGCGTGCTGGTTGCCCTGGTCGGGTTCGGCTGGACCTACACCATCGACTTTGTGAGTTTCGCCTTCGTCCTCTGGGCTGTCTACCGCCTCCCGCCGATGCCGCCAGCCGGAACCCGCAGCAAGGTAGGCATCCGTTCGGTGATCGAGGGGTTCCGGTTCCTGGGGACCCGGCCCAACCTCCGCATGACCTTCATCATCGACCTCGTGGCCATGGTCCTTGCCCAGCCGAGGGCGTTGCTCCCGGCCGTCGCGGCGCTGATGATCGGCGGCGGCGAGGCGACCGTGGGCATCCTGCTGGCGTGCACCGCCGTCGGAGCTTTCCTGGCAGGCCTGTTCTCCGGACCGCTGGGCGGCGTGCGGCGGCAGGGGACCGCCGTCGTCGTATCGGTCATGGGCTGGGGCGCGTCCATCGGGGCGTTCGGCGTGGTGGTGCTGCTCGCCGGCCCGGCGCCGGACGGTGCGGTGACCGTGTGGCTGCTGCCCGCCGCCGTCTGCTGCGCCCTCGCCGGCATCGCGGACTCCATCAGCAGCGTCTTCCGGAACACCATCCTCCAGGCCGCAGCCCCCGACCACCTGCGCGGGCGGCTGCAGGGCGTGTTCATCGTGGTGGTGGCTGGCGGCCCGCGGATCGGCGACCTGCTGGCGGGCGGCGCGACTAAGATCTTGAACGAGGGCTGGGTCCTGCTGCTGGGCGGTGTGCTGTGCATTGCGGGGGCGTGGCTGGCGGCGAGACTGCAGCCCGGGTTCCGGAAGTACGATGCCCGGAACCCGGTGCCCTAG
- the htpX gene encoding zinc metalloprotease HtpX — protein MHNHHNGLKTAALFGVLWAVLLGLGGLIGVGTRSSAPIWIMALIGVGTTFYGYWNSDKIAIRSMQAFPVTEAQAPQLYQIVRELSMRANQPMPRIYVSPTMNPNAFATGRNPRNAAVCCTEGILQLLDARELRGVLGHELMHVYNRDILTSSVAAAVAGVITSVGQMLLFFGGGDRRNANPVAMIAMALLAPFAASLIQMAISRTREYDADEDGSQLTGDPLALASALGKIERGVSLAPLPQDQRLVNASHLMIANPFRGGAMNKLFATHPPMRDRIVRLERMAGRQV, from the coding sequence GTGCACAACCATCACAACGGCCTGAAGACCGCGGCACTGTTCGGGGTGCTGTGGGCGGTGCTGCTGGGCCTCGGCGGACTGATCGGGGTGGGGACGCGGAGTTCGGCGCCCATCTGGATCATGGCGCTGATCGGCGTCGGCACCACGTTCTACGGCTACTGGAACAGCGACAAGATCGCCATCCGGTCCATGCAGGCCTTCCCGGTGACCGAAGCCCAGGCGCCGCAGCTCTACCAAATCGTCCGTGAGCTGTCGATGCGCGCCAACCAGCCCATGCCGCGCATCTACGTCTCGCCCACCATGAACCCCAACGCCTTCGCCACCGGCCGCAATCCGCGGAACGCCGCCGTCTGCTGCACCGAAGGCATTTTGCAGCTCCTCGACGCCCGTGAACTCCGCGGCGTCCTGGGCCACGAGCTCATGCACGTCTACAACCGGGACATCCTCACCTCCTCGGTGGCGGCCGCCGTGGCCGGCGTCATCACCTCGGTGGGGCAGATGCTGCTGTTCTTCGGCGGCGGCGACCGGCGCAACGCCAACCCGGTGGCCATGATCGCCATGGCGCTGCTGGCGCCCTTCGCGGCGTCGCTGATCCAGATGGCCATCTCCCGCACCAGGGAGTACGACGCCGACGAGGACGGTTCGCAGCTCACCGGCGATCCGCTGGCACTCGCCTCAGCCTTGGGCAAGATTGAGCGCGGCGTCAGCCTTGCGCCGTTGCCGCAGGACCAGCGGCTGGTGAACGCCTCGCACCTGATGATCGCCAACCCGTTCCGTGGGGGCGCGATGAACAAGCTGTTCGCCACCCATCCGCCCATGCGTGACCGGATTGTCCGGCTGGAACGGATGGCCGGCCGGCAGGTGTAG
- the efeB gene encoding iron uptake transporter deferrochelatase/peroxidase subunit yields the protein MTGCPFGGRPHEAPTPPASAEAPTDANGGEQPTAGSRLSRRGLFGIAGLGGAAAGLAAGFLGHDAVAASAAPAPAADNPVVPFHGDHQAGITTPAQDRLHMAAFDVTTTKREELIQLVKDWTEAAAALTAGRPAGATGAIDGPYGAPPEDTGEALDLNAGKLTLTFGFGAGLFEKDGAARFGLGGRRPEALIDLPHFPGDDLDPARSGGDLVVQACADDPQVAVHAIRNLARIGFGKVRVRWSQLGFGRTSSTSRAQQTPRNLFGFKDGTNNLKVEDAQLLDQHVWAQASRPEDHWLAGGSYLVARRIRMHIEIWDRTSLGEQEGLVGRTKGTGAPLSGGEEFSEPDFARQGKGGKPLIPLDSHVRMAHPAQNGGVRMLRRGYNYTDGSDGVGHLDAGLFFIAFVTDPRTHYVPMQLAMAKGDTLAVEYLKHTGSGLFAVPRGVKPGGFIGDGLFT from the coding sequence GTGACCGGGTGCCCATTTGGCGGACGGCCGCACGAGGCACCAACGCCGCCCGCTTCCGCTGAGGCACCTACTGACGCCAACGGCGGTGAACAGCCGACGGCGGGAAGCCGCCTGAGCAGGCGCGGCCTGTTTGGCATCGCCGGGCTGGGCGGCGCGGCGGCTGGGCTTGCGGCAGGTTTCCTTGGACATGACGCCGTCGCTGCCTCTGCCGCCCCCGCGCCTGCCGCCGACAACCCCGTTGTCCCCTTCCATGGGGACCACCAGGCCGGCATCACCACCCCCGCGCAGGACCGCCTCCACATGGCGGCGTTCGATGTCACCACCACCAAGCGGGAAGAACTCATCCAGCTCGTCAAGGACTGGACCGAGGCTGCGGCAGCGCTCACCGCGGGCCGGCCAGCGGGGGCAACGGGTGCCATCGACGGGCCCTACGGCGCACCGCCTGAGGACACCGGGGAGGCCCTGGACCTCAATGCGGGCAAGTTGACCCTCACTTTCGGGTTCGGCGCCGGCCTCTTTGAGAAAGACGGAGCTGCCCGCTTTGGCCTGGGCGGGCGCAGGCCCGAAGCCCTGATCGACCTGCCGCACTTTCCCGGCGACGACCTGGACCCTGCCCGCAGCGGCGGTGACCTGGTGGTCCAGGCGTGTGCCGACGACCCCCAAGTGGCAGTCCACGCCATCCGGAACCTGGCCCGGATAGGATTCGGGAAAGTCCGGGTGCGGTGGTCGCAACTGGGCTTTGGCCGGACGTCATCCACCTCACGCGCCCAGCAGACCCCGCGGAACCTTTTCGGGTTCAAGGACGGCACCAACAACCTCAAGGTCGAGGACGCGCAACTGCTGGACCAGCACGTGTGGGCCCAGGCGTCCCGGCCCGAGGACCACTGGCTGGCGGGCGGCAGCTATCTGGTTGCGCGCCGGATCCGGATGCACATCGAGATCTGGGACCGGACATCGCTGGGCGAGCAGGAAGGACTGGTTGGCCGCACCAAGGGCACCGGCGCGCCCCTGTCCGGCGGGGAGGAGTTCAGCGAACCGGATTTCGCCCGCCAGGGCAAGGGTGGCAAGCCCCTGATTCCGCTCGATTCGCATGTCCGGATGGCGCACCCCGCCCAGAACGGCGGCGTGCGGATGCTCCGCCGCGGCTACAACTACACTGACGGGTCCGACGGCGTGGGCCATCTCGACGCCGGGCTGTTCTTCATTGCCTTCGTCACCGATCCGCGGACCCACTACGTGCCCATGCAGCTGGCCATGGCCAAGGGCGACACCCTCGCCGTGGAATACCTGAAGCACACCGGCTCCGGGCTGTTCGCGGTTCCCCGCGGTGTGAAGCCCGGCGGTTTCATCGGGGACGGCCTTTTCACCTAG
- the efeO gene encoding iron uptake system protein EfeO yields the protein MPGFTLPKISLPGNPRNAVPAKLAAAVVAVPLLLAGCTDNTKASDASGGAIDVVSSNTDCKVSATSVPSGNLTFSVKNEGTEVTEFYLLAADGLRILGEVENIGPGLSRNLVVTAPAGSYTTACKPGMEGDGIRGALEVTQSGNQPSADADFQHLLDTATTQYASYVKDQGEQLLTGTEQFAAAFAAGDAGEAKRLYAATRQHWERIEPVAESFGDLDPQLDAREADLEPGQEWTGWHRAEKDLFPPAGYTAMTPAERSAIADRLVADTKDLVERTRTLEISADMLGNGAKELLDEVATGKVTGEEEIWSHTDLWDFQANVDGARIAFEGLKPALLQKDPALAASLDEKFAALQAELATHAQGAHFTSYDQLTPEQVQRLASLVDALGEPLSRLTAAVVL from the coding sequence ATGCCTGGCTTCACCCTGCCCAAAATCAGCCTGCCCGGAAACCCCCGGAACGCCGTCCCGGCCAAGCTGGCGGCCGCCGTCGTCGCTGTCCCGTTGCTCCTGGCCGGCTGCACGGATAACACCAAGGCCTCGGACGCCTCCGGAGGTGCCATCGACGTGGTCAGCTCGAACACTGACTGCAAAGTCTCGGCAACCAGCGTCCCCAGCGGCAACCTCACGTTCTCGGTCAAGAATGAAGGCACCGAGGTCACGGAGTTCTACCTGCTGGCCGCCGACGGGCTGCGCATCCTGGGCGAAGTGGAGAACATCGGCCCGGGGCTGAGCCGCAACCTGGTGGTGACCGCCCCGGCCGGCAGCTACACCACCGCCTGCAAGCCCGGCATGGAAGGCGACGGGATCAGGGGTGCGCTGGAGGTGACCCAGTCCGGGAACCAGCCGTCCGCTGACGCAGACTTCCAGCACCTGCTCGACACTGCCACCACCCAGTACGCGTCCTACGTTAAGGACCAGGGCGAACAATTACTCACCGGCACCGAGCAGTTCGCCGCAGCTTTCGCGGCCGGCGACGCCGGTGAGGCGAAGCGGCTTTACGCTGCCACCAGGCAGCACTGGGAACGGATTGAGCCCGTTGCCGAGTCCTTCGGGGACCTGGACCCGCAGCTCGATGCACGCGAGGCCGATCTCGAGCCGGGCCAGGAGTGGACCGGCTGGCACCGCGCGGAAAAGGACCTCTTCCCGCCCGCCGGCTACACCGCCATGACGCCTGCCGAACGCTCAGCCATCGCCGACCGCCTGGTGGCCGACACCAAGGACCTGGTGGAACGCACCCGCACGCTTGAGATCTCCGCGGACATGCTGGGCAACGGCGCCAAGGAACTCCTCGACGAAGTGGCCACGGGCAAGGTGACCGGTGAAGAGGAGATCTGGTCCCACACCGACCTTTGGGACTTCCAGGCGAACGTTGACGGCGCGCGCATTGCGTTCGAAGGACTGAAGCCCGCCCTGCTGCAGAAGGACCCCGCCCTGGCCGCCTCCCTGGACGAAAAGTTCGCGGCGCTGCAGGCAGAACTGGCCACCCATGCCCAGGGCGCGCATTTCACCTCCTACGACCAACTGACTCCGGAACAGGTCCAGCGGCTCGCCTCCCTGGTTGACGCCCTCGGGGAACCGCTGTCCCGGCTGACCGCGGCGGTGGTCCTGTGA
- the efeU gene encoding iron uptake transporter permease EfeU, whose protein sequence is MTANFLIGLREGLEASLVVVLLMAYLAKTDRRHLIPRIWAGVAAAVAVSAGFGALLTFGPKGLTFEAQEAIGGTLSILAVGLVTWMVFWMARTARTLGSDLKSRVDKSAGGTGWGLAVVAAIAVGREGLETALFLWAAAKATGESTQPLAGALLGLVAAAGFGYLLHRGVLKVNLSRFFTWTGAALVIIAGGVLSYGIHDLQEAGLLPGLHSLAFDISGAVLPSSWYGTLLKGTLNFSPATTWLEAAAWLLYVLPVLFLYLRVNRKTPSSPAASGTNPAAKTVAA, encoded by the coding sequence ATGACTGCCAACTTCCTGATCGGCCTGCGCGAAGGACTCGAAGCCAGCCTGGTGGTAGTCCTGCTAATGGCCTACCTGGCCAAGACGGACCGACGCCACCTCATCCCCCGCATCTGGGCAGGTGTTGCGGCGGCGGTGGCCGTGTCGGCCGGCTTCGGCGCGCTCCTGACCTTCGGTCCCAAAGGACTCACCTTCGAGGCGCAGGAGGCAATCGGCGGCACCCTCTCCATCCTCGCCGTCGGCCTGGTCACGTGGATGGTCTTTTGGATGGCCCGCACCGCGCGGACCCTCGGAAGCGACCTGAAGTCCCGCGTCGACAAGTCAGCTGGCGGAACCGGGTGGGGCCTGGCCGTGGTTGCCGCCATCGCGGTGGGACGAGAAGGCCTGGAAACGGCGCTCTTCCTGTGGGCCGCAGCCAAGGCCACCGGCGAATCAACCCAGCCGCTTGCCGGCGCCCTCCTCGGCCTGGTCGCCGCGGCCGGCTTCGGTTACCTCTTGCACCGCGGTGTCCTGAAAGTGAACCTCTCCCGCTTCTTCACCTGGACCGGCGCCGCGCTCGTCATCATCGCCGGCGGCGTCCTGTCCTACGGAATCCACGACCTCCAGGAGGCCGGCCTGCTGCCGGGGCTGCACTCCCTGGCCTTCGACATCAGCGGCGCCGTCTTGCCGTCGTCGTGGTACGGCACCTTGCTGAAGGGAACCTTGAACTTCTCCCCCGCCACGACATGGCTCGAAGCAGCCGCCTGGCTCCTCTACGTCCTGCCGGTGCTGTTCCTGTACCTGCGCGTCAACCGTAAGACACCGTCCAGTCCCGCTGCCTCCGGCACGAACCCCGCCGCCAAGACGGTGGCCGCCTAA
- a CDS encoding YajQ family cyclic di-GMP-binding protein gives MAGESTFDVVSKVDKQEVANALNQSQKEIAQRYDFKGVGAEIDFSGEKILMKANSEERVKAVLDVFQSKLIKRGISLKSLDEGEPYASGKEYRLEASIKEGIAQDLAKKINKLIRDEGPKSVKSQIQGDELRVSSKSRDDLQATMALLKDFEEADLQFVNFRS, from the coding sequence ATGGCAGGCGAGTCAACGTTCGACGTCGTAAGCAAGGTGGACAAGCAGGAAGTGGCCAACGCGCTCAACCAGTCCCAAAAGGAAATCGCCCAGCGCTATGACTTCAAGGGCGTCGGTGCCGAGATCGACTTCAGCGGCGAAAAAATCCTCATGAAGGCCAACTCGGAGGAACGCGTCAAGGCTGTCCTGGACGTCTTCCAGTCCAAGCTGATCAAGCGCGGCATCTCGCTGAAGTCCCTGGACGAGGGCGAGCCCTACGCTTCCGGCAAGGAGTACCGCCTGGAAGCGTCCATCAAGGAGGGCATCGCCCAGGACCTGGCCAAGAAGATCAACAAGCTGATCCGCGACGAAGGCCCCAAGTCGGTCAAGTCCCAGATCCAGGGCGATGAACTCCGCGTCTCGTCCAAGTCCCGCGACGACCTGCAGGCCACCATGGCCCTGCTGAAGGACTTCGAGGAAGCCGACCTGCAGTTCGTGAACTTCCGCAGCTAG
- a CDS encoding CBS domain-containing protein, with protein sequence MSAVREFMTTDARCVGENESLLEAARMMRDLDCGALPICGDDGKLKGMITDRDIVLKCVAAGRDPGQMMARDLASGKPYCVDADANVDAAIDMMEQHQVRRLPVISDHKLVGIISQGDIARNYSEQRVGELVEHISERHGI encoded by the coding sequence ATGAGTGCCGTACGCGAATTCATGACCACTGATGCGCGATGTGTCGGGGAAAATGAATCCCTTCTGGAGGCTGCCCGGATGATGCGGGACCTCGATTGCGGAGCTCTTCCCATCTGCGGTGACGACGGCAAGTTGAAGGGCATGATCACCGACCGTGACATTGTGCTCAAGTGCGTCGCCGCCGGCCGCGACCCGGGCCAAATGATGGCCCGTGACCTCGCCTCCGGCAAGCCGTACTGCGTTGATGCCGACGCCAACGTTGATGCAGCCATCGACATGATGGAGCAGCACCAGGTCCGCAGGCTCCCGGTGATCTCGGACCACAAGCTGGTGGGCATCATCAGCCAGGGCGACATCGCGCGCAACTACTCGGAACAGCGCGTGGGCGAACTGGTGGAACACATCTCAGAACGCCACGGGATCTAG
- a CDS encoding LysM peptidoglycan-binding domain-containing protein, which translates to MNKPSFPSPDVTSRSFATDEPRTDLSTGHPVISNKLWAGMATAAVVAAVGVGALAAPPASLNGSTTAAAQVAEAASPPSPSTPAEASSGAGSGQGDQGAVAAVAAQAAAPATEVPPAPPAEPAPAPEPAPAAEPAPAPAPEPAGNSNLYTVVPGDTVGAIAGSHGVDMNAMLAANGLSAYSIIYPGETLLLTGPPVAVAAPAPAPAAAPEPAAAPAPAAAPAPAPAPVAVPAAPAVRTIYVAGSGGQSMVDACIGPIHYTPNDGYSLFITEHDFCGGWARFSGIGVGETVSIPGYGTYTVTGRGTVPNPGTTNDVIAVFGGFPRAILQTCIPGTTTMLLIALN; encoded by the coding sequence ATGAACAAGCCTTCCTTCCCTTCCCCCGACGTCACTAGCAGAAGCTTCGCCACCGACGAACCCCGCACGGATCTCAGCACCGGCCATCCGGTCATCAGCAACAAGCTGTGGGCCGGCATGGCCACCGCGGCAGTGGTGGCCGCAGTGGGCGTCGGCGCCCTGGCCGCGCCGCCCGCCTCCCTCAATGGAAGTACGACGGCGGCGGCCCAAGTTGCGGAAGCTGCCTCACCGCCGTCGCCCAGCACCCCCGCCGAAGCGTCTTCCGGCGCCGGGTCCGGGCAGGGCGACCAAGGCGCCGTTGCCGCGGTGGCGGCCCAGGCAGCCGCCCCGGCTACGGAGGTGCCGCCTGCCCCTCCCGCGGAACCCGCTCCGGCGCCGGAGCCAGCGCCCGCTGCTGAACCTGCACCCGCACCGGCTCCCGAACCGGCCGGTAATTCCAACCTCTATACGGTGGTTCCGGGAGATACGGTGGGTGCGATTGCCGGGAGCCATGGCGTTGACATGAACGCGATGCTCGCAGCCAACGGACTGAGCGCCTACAGCATCATCTACCCGGGCGAAACGCTGCTGCTGACCGGCCCGCCGGTAGCGGTAGCTGCCCCCGCACCTGCGCCGGCTGCCGCCCCTGAACCTGCCGCGGCACCGGCTCCAGCCGCCGCGCCCGCTCCTGCCCCCGCGCCGGTGGCCGTCCCTGCAGCGCCTGCCGTCCGCACCATCTACGTTGCGGGCTCCGGCGGCCAGTCCATGGTGGACGCCTGCATCGGCCCTATCCACTACACCCCGAATGACGGCTACTCGCTGTTCATCACCGAGCACGATTTCTGCGGCGGCTGGGCCCGGTTCTCCGGGATCGGCGTGGGCGAAACAGTGAGCATTCCGGGCTATGGCACCTACACGGTGACGGGTCGCGGCACGGTTCCCAACCCGGGAACCACCAATGACGTCATCGCGGTATTCGGCGGCTTCCCCCGGGCCATCCTGCAGACCTGCATCCCGGGGACCACCACGATGCTCCTGATCGCGCTGAACTGA
- a CDS encoding acyl-CoA thioesterase translates to MHLLLRTLLLLFRSKRRPPLTVWEASSLPLRVLPTDIDIAMHVNNGMYLSLMDLGRFDLMVRSGVWKRMRRRGWSPVVSAETISFRKSLQLWQEYTIETRIVGLDTKAIFFEQRMVADGEIYARAYIATRLVTKAGPVGQEDILAEFGAPPADLKLPEWIHEWRASSALPGSRTPAPHLWGADA, encoded by the coding sequence ATGCACCTGCTCTTGAGAACCCTTCTGCTGCTCTTCCGCTCGAAACGCCGCCCCCCGCTTACGGTCTGGGAGGCGTCGTCGCTGCCGCTGCGGGTCCTGCCAACGGACATCGATATCGCCATGCACGTGAACAACGGCATGTACCTGTCCCTGATGGACCTGGGCCGGTTTGACCTGATGGTGCGCAGCGGCGTCTGGAAGCGGATGCGCCGGCGGGGGTGGAGCCCGGTGGTGTCGGCCGAAACCATCTCCTTCCGTAAGTCCCTCCAGCTGTGGCAGGAGTACACCATCGAGACCCGCATCGTCGGGCTGGACACCAAGGCGATCTTCTTCGAGCAGCGCATGGTGGCCGACGGCGAGATTTACGCACGTGCCTACATCGCCACCCGGCTGGTCACCAAGGCCGGCCCGGTGGGCCAGGAGGACATTCTCGCGGAATTCGGTGCCCCGCCCGCGGACCTCAAGCTTCCCGAGTGGATCCACGAATGGCGCGCCTCCAGCGCCCTCCCCGGCAGCCGCACACCCGCGCCGCACCTCTGGGGCGCCGACGCCTGA
- a CDS encoding thioredoxin family protein: protein MATLDITGEKFASTIEGNDIVLVDFWAEWCGPCKQFGPTYSAVSEKHPDVLFTKVDTEAEQQLAAEAGITSIPTLMAFREKVLVFSQPGALNAQQLEQVVDAVKALDMEEVHAHVAKQREEAEAAASKPAGSQGGPQDGTQIPDF, encoded by the coding sequence ATGGCTACCCTTGACATCACAGGTGAAAAGTTCGCATCCACGATCGAAGGCAACGATATTGTCCTGGTCGATTTCTGGGCAGAATGGTGCGGTCCCTGCAAGCAGTTCGGCCCCACGTACTCCGCGGTTTCGGAGAAGCACCCCGACGTCCTCTTCACCAAGGTGGACACCGAAGCTGAGCAGCAGCTCGCGGCGGAGGCAGGCATCACCTCCATCCCCACGCTGATGGCCTTCCGCGAAAAGGTGCTGGTGTTCTCCCAGCCCGGCGCGCTGAACGCCCAGCAGCTGGAACAGGTGGTGGACGCCGTGAAGGCGCTGGACATGGAAGAAGTCCACGCCCACGTCGCCAAGCAGCGGGAGGAAGCAGAAGCGGCGGCAAGCAAGCCCGCCGGTTCCCAGGGCGGTCCGCAGGACGGCACACAGATCCCCGACTTCTAA